One Pseudobacteriovorax antillogorgiicola genomic region harbors:
- a CDS encoding SMI1/KNR4 family protein — MAFDKAKIENLVAEVRKAGLEVDLSPAGASTESLLEVESKLGVTLPDDFKTFLREYGNIHVSGSYIAGVFNDDLTEESEGTVIFETLRFREDSRTDPRPSFLVLSCEGNEWYMGIDTKDGRVLGYDALSQEFTEQYTDFFEYLKSFLIDLV; from the coding sequence ATGGCTTTCGACAAAGCAAAAATTGAAAACTTAGTTGCAGAAGTTAGGAAGGCTGGATTAGAGGTTGATCTATCACCTGCGGGGGCTTCGACAGAGTCTCTACTTGAGGTAGAAAGCAAGTTAGGGGTGACTTTGCCTGATGACTTTAAAACCTTTCTAAGAGAGTACGGCAATATTCATGTTTCCGGTTCCTATATAGCTGGAGTTTTTAATGATGACCTGACAGAGGAATCAGAAGGCACAGTAATATTCGAGACTCTTCGGTTTAGGGAGGATAGTAGGACAGATCCTAGACCTTCATTTCTGGTCTTAAGCTGTGAAGGAAATGAGTGGTACATGGGAATTGATACTAAAGATGGAAGAGTATTGGGTTACGACGCACTTTCTCAAGAATTCACTGAGCAGTACACTGACTTTTTTGAATATCTAAAGAGCTTTCTTATCGATCTAGTTTAA
- the moaA gene encoding GTP 3',8-cyclase MoaA: MIELEDRYGRRIQKLRISLLDACNLRCTYCMPEHMSFMGRERFLQPHQIYEMAKTLVAYGLREIRVTGGEPTLRQEFIEIMRLLSDLPLRSLGLTTNGVTLDKHLDELQHTALRSINVSLDSLSPDKFFQVTRRKVFERVYDNILKAQDMGFHVKVNSILMKGINDDEIDDFVDFSARYGIEVRFLELMKIGQANGTDQRNRFMAADDAIDILLKNHELKTVPVAKDSTSFVYQLNNGAKIGFIASETKPFCGNCSRWRLTADGHLRACLMSEKGVNLRNVPVEQYDELLGRLLTMKPTGRIEKIDQDMYQIGG; this comes from the coding sequence GTGATCGAACTAGAAGATCGCTACGGTCGGCGCATACAAAAACTCAGAATATCGCTACTGGATGCTTGCAATTTGCGGTGTACCTACTGCATGCCAGAGCACATGAGCTTCATGGGGCGCGAGCGATTTTTACAACCCCATCAGATTTACGAGATGGCGAAGACCTTAGTGGCCTATGGATTGCGAGAGATTCGCGTGACAGGGGGAGAACCCACGTTGAGGCAAGAATTTATTGAGATTATGCGGCTGCTCTCAGATTTACCCCTTAGAAGTTTAGGGCTGACGACCAACGGCGTGACCCTTGATAAGCATCTCGACGAATTGCAGCACACTGCCTTGCGCAGCATTAATGTGAGCCTCGACTCACTTAGCCCTGATAAGTTCTTTCAGGTGACACGGCGGAAGGTCTTCGAACGGGTTTACGATAATATCCTAAAAGCTCAGGATATGGGCTTTCATGTGAAGGTCAACAGTATTCTCATGAAGGGTATCAATGATGACGAAATTGATGATTTCGTAGATTTCTCTGCCCGCTATGGGATCGAGGTGCGCTTCCTGGAACTCATGAAGATTGGGCAGGCCAACGGAACTGATCAGCGCAATCGCTTTATGGCTGCAGACGACGCTATCGACATCCTTTTGAAAAATCACGAGCTGAAGACAGTGCCGGTTGCCAAAGACTCCACATCCTTTGTCTATCAGTTGAATAATGGGGCTAAGATCGGCTTCATTGCCTCCGAAACCAAACCATTCTGTGGTAATTGCTCCCGTTGGCGGCTCACAGCTGATGGTCACTTGAGAGCTTGTTTGATGAGCGAGAAGGGGGTCAACCTTCGGAATGTGCCTGTAGAGCAATACGACGAGCTACTTGGCCGCTTGCTCACAATGAAACCCACAGGTCGCATCGAAAAGATAGACCAAGACATGTACCAGATCGGAGGCTAG
- a CDS encoding molybdenum cofactor biosynthesis protein MoaE codes for MFEVSSDPIDPMLSRSKLVNDAAGGFVSFEGWVRNHNEGQSVDALEYEIYDSLAKKEGAVIIQEAIEKYGIKEAYGIHRKGFLNIGDIAVWIGVSSAHRDAAFEACRYIIDEVKIRLPVWKKEHYSDGQAEWVNCQACSHAHAKRHGHDLPAATLADH; via the coding sequence ATGTTTGAAGTTAGCAGTGACCCCATCGATCCGATGCTATCCCGGTCCAAACTCGTGAATGACGCAGCAGGCGGATTTGTGTCTTTTGAAGGTTGGGTAAGAAATCATAACGAAGGGCAATCGGTGGATGCCTTGGAATATGAAATCTACGATAGTCTGGCTAAAAAAGAAGGTGCTGTGATTATCCAAGAAGCCATAGAAAAATACGGGATCAAAGAGGCCTATGGGATTCATCGAAAAGGATTTTTGAATATTGGTGATATTGCTGTGTGGATTGGAGTTAGCTCGGCACACCGGGATGCAGCGTTCGAAGCCTGTCGGTACATTATAGATGAAGTGAAAATCCGTCTCCCTGTTTGGAAGAAGGAACATTACAGCGATGGCCAAGCGGAGTGGGTGAATTGCCAAGCCTGCTCCCATGCTCATGCCAAGCGCCATGGTCATGACTTACCAGCCGCTACGCTCGCTGACCACTAA
- a CDS encoding MoaD/ThiS family protein: MKTVRLQYYALFREKAARESEEVQTTARTAGDLYEELAERYHFGMGAKHVRVAVNESFQGMDVELNPGDHLVFIPPVSGG; this comes from the coding sequence TTGAAAACAGTTAGACTTCAGTACTACGCGCTGTTTAGAGAAAAGGCCGCAAGGGAGTCCGAAGAGGTGCAGACCACAGCTCGCACCGCTGGTGATCTGTATGAGGAACTGGCGGAACGTTACCACTTCGGGATGGGCGCGAAACATGTTCGGGTTGCCGTCAATGAATCCTTTCAGGGGATGGACGTTGAACTCAATCCTGGTGATCATCTTGTATTCATTCCACCTGTATCTGGAGGTTGA
- a CDS encoding PDZ domain-containing protein translates to MRLCMYFILSTLLTLSCSKVDQETSQLHLRPLTVEDKLVDFDVAVNQFKNYYAPYQYKEQRFGVSFEETFAALRQEVIDSQSDQEFYDILGKLVATFNDGHVSITIPNMGSYALPFVVDHFNGNYVVASVEDIFSQETGLMVGDRLVSMDGRDAESIVNDLMRYQSLGYERSSRR, encoded by the coding sequence ATGCGTTTATGCATGTACTTTATTTTAAGCACTTTGCTGACACTTAGTTGTAGCAAAGTAGACCAAGAAACCTCGCAGCTTCACCTGCGACCACTGACCGTAGAGGATAAGTTAGTTGACTTTGATGTGGCTGTGAATCAGTTCAAGAATTACTACGCTCCTTATCAGTATAAGGAGCAGAGATTCGGGGTCTCTTTCGAAGAAACGTTCGCAGCACTTCGGCAAGAGGTCATCGATTCCCAGTCTGATCAAGAGTTCTACGATATTTTGGGAAAACTCGTAGCAACGTTTAATGATGGACACGTTAGTATCACCATTCCTAACATGGGTTCTTATGCACTTCCCTTTGTGGTTGATCACTTCAATGGCAACTACGTAGTAGCCTCCGTTGAAGACATATTCTCTCAAGAGACAGGGCTTATGGTAGGTGATCGGCTTGTCTCTATGGATGGCCGTGATGCAGAAAGCATCGTCAACGACCTCATGCGCTATCAGTCTCTCGGCTACGAGCGTTCGTCTCGTCGCTAG
- a CDS encoding response regulator → MESDKQMKILYLDDDPDQLEFAVEMLAEHARVTTARNPKEALEQLREETFDLLVTDIIMPGSCGIDFAKKVQVDYPELPMVAVSGAGLQCRQQLSQELQAVFMDFLEKPNTWTELRQRWL, encoded by the coding sequence TTGGAGTCTGATAAGCAGATGAAAATCCTATATTTAGACGACGACCCAGATCAACTCGAATTCGCGGTAGAGATGCTCGCAGAGCACGCTAGGGTCACTACAGCTCGCAACCCCAAAGAAGCCTTAGAACAACTCAGAGAAGAGACCTTCGACTTACTGGTCACAGACATTATCATGCCCGGCTCTTGTGGAATCGATTTCGCCAAGAAGGTGCAAGTTGATTACCCTGAACTACCAATGGTCGCTGTAAGTGGAGCTGGTCTGCAGTGCCGTCAGCAACTGAGTCAGGAGCTCCAGGCCGTGTTTATGGACTTCCTAGAAAAACCTAACACCTGGACTGAGCTGCGACAGCGATGGTTATAG
- a CDS encoding molybdopterin molybdotransferase MoeA — protein MISTYEAEKAIASALYTFKSQLTQIEEMGSHVLREDIFADRSYPPFNRVAMDGIAIAFDQFRAGRRSFIVEGCQKAGSPQLKLQNQANCLEAMTGASLPESCDTVIPYEQIEIRQGVAYLGAAINVVQGQNIHGKGSDYSTGDRLLSKGRWLRSPEWSILASVGKASVKTSSSPRIAVVSTGDELVPVDQVPEAHQIRMSNSWAIKAALNIHDFDRVEIYHIPDDERGLESRLGDLLLKVDCLILTGGVSRGKFDFVPQVLERLQVDKIFHRIKQKPGKPMWFGTNPEGKLVFGLPGNPVSTLVCLHRYVIPALQEGLGLDSSGKQAFAILAEDVVFKKDLTYFLPVRLRWSRDGIIVAHPIQNNGSGDFAALSASDGFLELPQENEYHKKGEVFPLYLWQGGLA, from the coding sequence ATGATTTCTACCTACGAAGCTGAAAAAGCTATCGCATCAGCTCTTTATACCTTCAAGTCCCAATTGACTCAGATTGAAGAAATGGGTTCTCATGTTCTTAGGGAAGATATTTTCGCCGATCGGTCTTATCCTCCGTTCAATCGTGTGGCCATGGATGGGATCGCCATTGCGTTCGACCAGTTCCGAGCGGGCAGGCGCAGCTTCATTGTTGAAGGTTGCCAGAAAGCAGGATCGCCACAGCTTAAGCTCCAAAACCAAGCAAATTGTTTAGAAGCCATGACTGGCGCGAGCCTCCCAGAGTCCTGTGATACCGTGATCCCTTACGAGCAGATCGAAATCAGGCAGGGAGTGGCTTACCTTGGTGCCGCCATCAACGTGGTCCAAGGCCAGAATATTCACGGCAAGGGCAGTGACTATAGCACAGGTGATCGGCTTTTAAGCAAAGGGCGATGGCTTAGGTCCCCCGAGTGGTCAATCTTAGCATCGGTAGGTAAGGCATCCGTCAAGACCAGTAGTTCTCCACGTATTGCTGTCGTCAGCACTGGTGACGAGCTCGTACCGGTTGACCAAGTGCCGGAAGCCCACCAGATCCGCATGTCGAACTCGTGGGCGATCAAGGCCGCACTAAATATACACGATTTCGATAGGGTTGAGATCTATCATATTCCGGATGACGAACGAGGTTTAGAATCTCGGCTGGGTGACCTTTTGTTGAAAGTTGATTGCTTGATTCTGACAGGAGGCGTGTCTCGTGGAAAGTTTGACTTTGTTCCACAAGTTTTAGAACGACTTCAAGTCGACAAAATCTTTCATCGAATCAAGCAAAAACCCGGCAAACCCATGTGGTTTGGTACTAACCCAGAGGGAAAGTTGGTTTTCGGTTTACCCGGGAATCCGGTGTCGACTCTTGTTTGTCTTCACCGCTATGTGATCCCCGCTCTCCAAGAAGGTTTGGGCCTTGATTCATCAGGAAAGCAGGCTTTCGCTATCCTGGCTGAAGATGTGGTGTTTAAAAAAGATCTAACTTATTTTTTGCCGGTTCGTCTTCGGTGGAGCCGCGATGGAATCATTGTAGCTCACCCAATCCAAAATAATGGCTCGGGAGATTTTGCTGCCCTGAGCGCATCCGATGGCTTTTTAGAGCTGCCGCAGGAAAACGAGTATCATAAAAAGGGTGAGGTTTTTCCCCTTTATCTTTGGCAAGGAGGTCTAGCGTGA
- the mobB gene encoding molybdopterin-guanine dinucleotide biosynthesis protein B: MSRKKAKHLYHPTEIAIAGYSGSGKTTLICQLLNIWRNSYRVAYIKHDAHRFVMDRPGKDTSLAWQAGAEQVFIADQEHFASLSRGTSSMFQQRSMSRDFDFALVEGHKASKIPKLLFWNPELKPMVNNGEITEVLAWIGEPNEHPDPEGGLPYFRRDDVAAIAHFIAQNWQEVLQGKPLSGLVLTGGQSSRMGQDKALLRYGDKPQAQVAFDLLEQNLEEVYISSRPGQWQGTPLAELPQISDRFEGFGPMGGILSAMLAFPERSWLVVACDLPRLDPNTIERLINERQATQLATCYRSLHDGLPEPLCAIYESRMKERLFEALGQGIHCPRKVLIHSASKVLELGESNTLENINYQSEYQAFKEQGALT; the protein is encoded by the coding sequence ATGTCCAGAAAAAAGGCTAAACATCTCTATCACCCAACAGAAATTGCCATTGCAGGGTATAGCGGTAGCGGCAAAACAACATTGATTTGCCAGCTTCTAAATATCTGGCGAAACTCCTATCGGGTGGCTTACATCAAGCACGACGCTCATCGGTTTGTTATGGATCGACCAGGGAAAGATACCTCCTTGGCCTGGCAGGCTGGTGCAGAACAAGTATTTATTGCGGATCAAGAGCATTTTGCTAGCCTAAGCCGAGGGACCAGTTCCATGTTCCAGCAGCGTAGCATGTCTCGGGATTTTGATTTCGCTTTGGTTGAAGGCCATAAGGCGAGCAAGATTCCCAAGTTACTCTTCTGGAATCCAGAACTCAAGCCAATGGTGAACAATGGCGAGATCACGGAGGTTTTAGCTTGGATTGGCGAACCCAATGAACACCCCGACCCTGAAGGCGGTCTCCCATACTTTCGTAGGGATGATGTTGCCGCGATCGCACATTTTATCGCTCAGAATTGGCAAGAAGTCCTACAAGGCAAGCCCCTTTCTGGCCTCGTTTTAACCGGTGGTCAGAGCAGCCGTATGGGCCAAGACAAAGCGCTCCTGCGCTATGGCGACAAGCCCCAGGCTCAGGTGGCATTCGATCTGCTGGAGCAAAACCTAGAGGAGGTTTACATCTCATCGCGACCTGGGCAGTGGCAGGGAACCCCGTTGGCAGAGCTGCCACAAATATCAGATCGCTTCGAAGGTTTTGGACCAATGGGCGGTATACTTTCTGCGATGCTTGCCTTTCCAGAGCGATCCTGGTTGGTCGTTGCCTGTGATTTGCCGAGGCTTGATCCCAACACGATCGAGAGACTCATAAATGAGCGCCAAGCAACGCAGCTCGCAACTTGCTATCGGAGCCTTCATGATGGCTTGCCGGAGCCTTTATGTGCGATTTATGAGAGTCGCATGAAAGAAAGGTTGTTTGAAGCTCTAGGCCAAGGCATTCATTGCCCTCGCAAGGTTTTGATCCATTCAGCTAGTAAAGTTTTGGAATTAGGTGAATCCAATACTCTTGAGAATATTAACTATCAAAGTGAATACCAAGCCTTCAAAGAACAAGGAGCATTGACTTGA
- a CDS encoding S41 family peptidase, which translates to METTFQNYYSYSTGIERFGASIPFYYNPKVQDQYNFKAASITKEEWEDAGNTGFPYSPFAMTYNHQGKKILLMRIPSYNVTSKEATRNVKTYEMLLKKYQDQVDVLVLDQTHNPGGSVSYVQDLAELFLKSPGPGIAFAPRADREWLRRWNSFLSEPDLSIFEKNFIQQIYREIDEANDAGDFLAPPIPLTSISGTIPGKYVWQKPVLLLIDELCGSGGDAFPMIMKGNQAATLWGHRTSGLGGNVDAISPLPITKADLKLTRSLFFLANANDTIPDGPLIENNGVEPDVNRDYGYQDLMEGYTSYIQDFSDYAVGLASPAS; encoded by the coding sequence ATGGAAACCACTTTTCAGAACTACTACTCCTACAGCACGGGTATCGAGCGCTTTGGCGCCAGCATTCCGTTCTACTATAATCCCAAAGTCCAAGATCAATATAACTTTAAGGCAGCTAGTATCACTAAAGAAGAATGGGAAGATGCTGGCAACACAGGCTTTCCTTACAGCCCCTTTGCCATGACTTACAATCATCAAGGCAAGAAAATTCTCCTAATGAGAATTCCTAGCTACAATGTCACTTCAAAGGAAGCCACGCGCAACGTAAAAACGTACGAAATGCTTCTTAAGAAGTACCAAGACCAAGTGGATGTCCTTGTTCTGGACCAAACCCATAATCCAGGTGGTAGCGTTTCCTACGTCCAAGATTTGGCAGAACTGTTCCTTAAGTCTCCTGGTCCCGGAATCGCCTTCGCGCCGCGAGCCGATCGGGAATGGCTCCGCCGCTGGAATTCATTCTTATCAGAACCAGATCTATCCATATTCGAGAAGAACTTTATCCAGCAAATCTACCGTGAAATCGACGAGGCTAATGATGCCGGCGATTTCCTAGCCCCACCGATTCCCCTTACAAGCATCAGTGGCACGATACCAGGCAAATATGTTTGGCAGAAACCGGTGCTGCTTTTAATCGACGAACTCTGCGGCTCCGGTGGCGACGCCTTTCCAATGATCATGAAAGGCAACCAAGCTGCTACTCTTTGGGGCCACCGCACCTCAGGCTTAGGTGGCAATGTTGATGCGATTTCCCCCTTGCCAATCACAAAGGCTGATCTAAAACTAACAAGGAGCTTATTCTTCTTGGCCAATGCCAACGATACGATTCCCGATGGACCACTCATTGAAAATAATGGGGTTGAGCCAGATGTCAATCGTGACTATGGATATCAGGACTTGATGGAAGGGTACACTAGCTATATTCAGGATTTCTCAGACTATGCTGTTGGTCTCGCAAGCCCAGCCTCTTAG
- a CDS encoding SMI1/KNR4 family protein: protein MYFNDNELKNLLDRMKQLDWELEFSPIGASEATITEAESSLRVSFPQSYKEFLSKYGLFAANGNIIAGIWRDLNSPSASNVVTLTEAFRISNLVHDVKKNFVVLSFDGDWYEGLDTSRSVNEGDSSYHCI from the coding sequence ATGTACTTTAATGACAATGAACTTAAGAACCTTCTCGATAGGATGAAGCAACTAGACTGGGAATTAGAATTTAGTCCAATAGGAGCCAGCGAAGCTACTATTACCGAAGCGGAGTCTTCTTTACGAGTATCATTTCCTCAGTCCTATAAAGAGTTCCTAAGCAAGTACGGACTATTTGCTGCTAATGGAAACATCATAGCAGGTATTTGGAGGGATCTTAACTCTCCATCCGCAAGCAACGTTGTTACATTAACCGAGGCATTCAGAATTTCGAATCTAGTGCACGATGTTAAAAAGAATTTTGTTGTTCTAAGTTTTGATGGAGATTGGTATGAAGGTTTGGATACAAGCCGATCAGTAAACGAGGGTGACTCGTCCTATCATTGCATATGA
- the moaC gene encoding cyclic pyranopterin monophosphate synthase MoaC gives MLTHVDHKNQPTMVSVGHKEATERTAVAQSIVELPDEVMQHLKDGEIASKKGPVFATAIVAGTMAVKRCHELIPFCHPLPIEGCKITIEADGYQIIVRCQVEVFHKTGVEMEALTGASVAALTIYDMCKAMSHDIVIAKTELISKTGGKRDVQKKG, from the coding sequence GTGCTGACCCATGTAGATCATAAAAATCAACCCACCATGGTAAGCGTTGGCCATAAGGAAGCCACGGAACGAACAGCCGTGGCGCAATCCATTGTCGAGCTTCCTGACGAGGTGATGCAGCACCTTAAAGATGGAGAAATTGCTAGTAAGAAAGGCCCAGTGTTTGCGACAGCAATCGTAGCAGGAACCATGGCTGTTAAACGCTGCCATGAACTCATACCCTTTTGCCATCCCCTACCCATTGAAGGATGCAAGATCACTATTGAAGCGGATGGCTATCAGATTATTGTCCGATGTCAGGTAGAGGTTTTCCACAAAACTGGAGTCGAGATGGAGGCTCTCACAGGAGCTAGTGTTGCAGCACTAACCATCTATGATATGTGCAAGGCGATGTCCCATGATATTGTCATCGCCAAAACCGAACTTATCAGTAAAACGGGAGGTAAACGAGATGTCCAGAAAAAAGGCTAA
- a CDS encoding prolyl hydroxylase family protein, producing MPQYIKTYEQAIPSELCRDLIQAFEQDSRVAKDDQPDYTTRRFLYLSDKPEWSSLCLKLTEVGNTLVERYFDRPDELAATRPADWIDDGYVMACYDEGDTIAIHTDGQCPVEPANGLRLATLLIYLNTVDEGGETFFPLQDVAVKPVEGRAVIFPPGHMHPHGVHPPKGKRYIVQTWITDPDLVVSERSGW from the coding sequence GTGCCCCAATACATCAAGACCTACGAGCAGGCAATTCCAAGTGAGCTTTGTCGCGACCTTATCCAAGCTTTCGAACAAGACTCTCGTGTGGCGAAAGACGATCAACCAGATTATACCACCCGAAGGTTTCTCTACCTTTCAGACAAACCGGAATGGTCTTCTTTATGCTTAAAGCTAACAGAGGTTGGAAACACCCTTGTGGAACGATACTTTGATAGGCCTGATGAGCTTGCCGCCACGCGGCCTGCGGACTGGATCGATGACGGCTATGTGATGGCTTGCTACGATGAAGGGGATACCATTGCTATCCATACCGATGGCCAGTGTCCCGTCGAGCCAGCTAATGGCCTAAGGCTTGCGACCCTATTGATCTACCTCAACACGGTGGATGAAGGAGGCGAAACCTTCTTCCCCCTTCAAGATGTAGCAGTCAAACCAGTGGAAGGTCGCGCTGTGATATTTCCGCCGGGTCACATGCATCCCCATGGGGTCCATCCCCCGAAGGGCAAGCGATATATCGTCCAAACCTGGATCACTGACCCGGACTTAGTGGTCAGCGAGCGTAGCGGCTGGTAA